The following proteins come from a genomic window of Trifolium pratense cultivar HEN17-A07 linkage group LG4, ARS_RC_1.1, whole genome shotgun sequence:
- the LOC123924645 gene encoding uncharacterized protein LOC123924645 translates to MQNEELAHIFELYRSMQVRFNIEIAIGSSPKAVALKSATKLKATWLILDRKMKNDEEYFLKKLYCGISRIRSYDRIVCIRGPIDTPQQKRSYRSSETYADSSIPAYDFSTDLEFFTIDIFSNSNVNYEMYQDQGQRQKIHLKENRHNEQERVLKQKHEFKENNSKMQEYESLSTNVYQKSERYLYSGGARNFFLGGAKKYTVCEQFFKF, encoded by the exons ATGCAAAATGAGGAGCTTGCTCACATTTTTGAACTTTATAGATCAATGCAG GTTAgatttaatatagaaatagCTATTGGATCTTCACCAAAGGCTGTTGCATTAAAATCAGCCACAAAGCTAAAGGCTACTTGGTTGATACTAGACAG GAAAATGAAGAATGATGAGGAATACTTCCTTAAGAAGCTTTATTGTGGCATATCAAGAATAAGGAGTTACGACAGAATTGTATGTATAAGAGGACCGATTGATACGCCTCAACAAAAAAGATCATATAGAAGCTCTGAAACATATGCAGACAGTAGTATACCAGCATATGACTTTTCAACTGACCTAGAGTTTTTCACCATTGACATTTTCTCCAATA GTAATGTAAACTATGAGATGTATCAAGATCAAGGACAGAGACAAAAGATTCACCTTAAAGAAAATAGGCACAATGAGCAAGAGAGGGTCCTAAAACAGAAACATGAGTTCAAAGAGAACAATAGCAAAATGCAAGAATATGAAAGCTTAAGCACAAATGTTTATCAAAAAAGTGAAAGATACTTATATTCTGGTGGAGCTAGGAACTTTTTTCTTGGAGGAGCTAAAAAATATACAGTATgtgaacaattttttaaattttga